TGCTCTTTGCTTACAGGGATTACTGCTACttaatttacatcattatttgatgaaatatgaacatttgGCGTGATATTTAAGGTATAATGGAAAATTAGGAAAAGCTTAATAGGTACCCTTTAGCATTAgtgtaattatttattgttttaacagtattattgttttcacattgacaagttgacattttgagtaaatatttgtttctttagCCTCCAGAGATAAAATGgcctgaactgaggggctgcataaaggaccaatataagataaataaggagttatTAACTGCCATCTATgaaaatatattccagtagagccccagaatataaatatacacctggaaatgtccttttttttttaaaagcagtctTAACATACAGAGCCTGGATTTTGTTACATGGACTGAAACAAATGCTGCTGTTGGAACATTGTGCAGCAGGACATGCTGCATAAAGTTACAGCTCCAAGCACCATCTGACCAGAATCACCTTTGAACTAGGTGAAATAAATCCGACCAGCTTTGACAGAGAGGCTGATAAAGCCTCTCTTTTGGATAAACAAAAAACCATTAACATTCCACGAGGAATCCCAAATGGATAGGACTACATAAAAAGACAGATCCTGGTATCAAAGGAATCTTCGTTGGACACAGGACTGAACAAACATTCAAACACTATGGACtgagctccacacacacactcatgtaaaGAGAACCTCTCTCCTACAGACCTATATCATAAGTTAGGACACGCTGCATTCCACAGGGTGTCTCGTTCATTGACTTAAAGCCATGTCACAGCGTGTAAGTGGAGAATAaggttaaaatgtatatatttaatcaATAGTATTGCTTAAACATAATTTCAGTTGGATACTTGCATTACCAGGTACAACACAGccattttaaacatatatattaacaACAAAtagcaaacattttatttgataatCTAGTTGTTTCATCCTTTATGTGATGTTGATTTGCTGAACAACTTCAATGCCAGAATAATACATTGTGTTCTGTTTCTTTGTATAACAGTATGTATGTTATGGTCATGATTCAATACCTGAATGAAGgtgatgatgttaaaaaaaatgttgtggtaaaactaaatattaggtcaatcattttgaaattaaaaccTCACAagtgtgacagagaaagaaaaaactcatTGGCTGAGATGTGTAGTGAAAGATTTAAACCTTGAATATCACCCTTATAAAGTGAATGTCAGACAGGTGTCCTGACtccttgttttccttttccactgTGGCACAACTAAACCGTTTCAGTTATAGTTTTGGCCAGTTATTTCTagatgttaacattttttttaaccctgtTGTACTGGAAACTAAATTGTGATCACAAAACTTAGGTACATACCGAACTGTGAATTCTGTGTACCGTTACAGTTTCTCTATGTTGTACTGAGCTCTGTTATAATGTCTTGAGTGAAATGATTGAATTGtcaggttttttcttttgtcatgtttttctctcttttattttttgttatgttaACTTTATACCTGTTGTGTGAAAACTTCAATAAATCACTGATCACAGCAGTAAACATCCTGATGTATAAAATATGTGAAAGCCTCATGCTGACTTCAGACTGGAGCCGTAAAATATTCCCATCACCATTTTGCAGTTTTCTGATGCCTTGTTTTGTCCAGCAGTTCAGTTTATATCAGTGTATTCACATGCATTAAAGACAAACATTGGAGAGGCTCAAACTGGCAAATAACGGGTTTGTGTGATAAGCTGATGATATTGACACTTTAAAAACCTATTCCTGGCGTTTTAACCCATTTCTACTTAATGACAACATCTCAGGGATCAGAAATATTTCATGTCAAAGAGTTTGTCTCCAGCAGGCTGCACTACTGTAATAGACTTTTCTCAGGTCTCTGTAAAAAAGTAGTCAGACGGATCTGGTTGATCTAGAACACAAAGTCTCAAATCACTACAGTGGTTGCCAGTGTGCCAAATAATTCACTTTAAAGTAATTACTGCTTGTCTATCTGAATGCTTCATTAGATCTTCTCAGCTCACCTGGTTCTGGTCTAATGACAATTAAATGTGCtgtagggtggattagggtaatgtgggacattgactaatTTGGGACAATTAAGctttttctattcaattattttaaagcaaagTAGTATATGCGTACAGtgtaaattatattgtttaatattacacatgtgaacatactTACTACTAGTTTTTTAATCTATCTGATGAAGAAAGCAAAACAACTGTAGGCCTGCTAAATTAAATTACCACATATGGGAATGCACATTTCAAAATGAGTTGGCAGATAAGGCTGCTTTGAATTTCTAAGCCTTTAAACTAGTGAAAATTAATATATatgccattttccttttgagtatGATATCTAaaaattgtcttctgatttaacaagaaACATCTTTAAGATGTTGGATAGTTGTTGGATAAGGTggtggattcatatgtaaatatgataCACAAATCAGAAATGCAAAAAACTGTCCCACATTATCCTGaccctatataatataatataatataatataatataatataatataatataatataatataatataatataatataatataatataatataatataatataatataataaacttgCCTTTCCCACAATGaatgaaatcacatttattaaCCAGCATTCTGCAGTTAGTCTTGGGGATAACATCTCACAGTCCAGCAGGTGGCGGTATGCACCTTATAATGAACGGGTACAATCCGCCGTAGAAGAAGTCAACCGGAAGTAAAACACAGGAAGTCGAGCTGGTTCGCTTTCGGACTGGAGGCGGGACTCTTCAGTGGTTGCTAACAGACGAGCCTCTTTTCTCAGATTCAGCATCAGGACTGCAGGTAAAGTTAACTCTAAGTTTcgttttacattaaaaactgaaacgAACACGAAGAGAAACCCGAACTGCGCCCGAGCGAACTCCGAGGCGAACTAGTTTGCTCACTCATAGCTTTATCATCAGCTCATTGTTAGCTTTGCTGTTTGCTTATTTACTTTAATTCAATAATTTAAAGTTAGACTGAAGTTTTAAAAGGGCTAACACTAACAGAGTTGAAGTTAACtggttttattgatgttttctgactttaattaaaaataaacctgCTCTTATAGCTACAGCCTGATCCCTGACTTTTACTCAAGTCCCAAAGTGACACTTACTGAACATGCTGATGGgtcatgtgttttaatgttccCATAACAACATAAACAGGATGACACATGTGACAGAGCCAGctaaatttaaaaagttttttttgctGCTAAAGGTTAGATTCAAGCCATTTAATAGTTTTACTGCTTTCATAACATGATGATGACATGTAACCTGTTGGAAACACATTTCCTGAacaaattaatataaaacaaatcagataaATATCGTGGTGGCATATAtgtcacaataataaaaaaattaatgatGATCTGCTCAGTTAATTTAGCTGATTCAATGATATtttgttaacatgttttatattgttcaattgaaaacatcaaaacaaatataaacaaaacattatgttatattagttaAATTATGAATAACAATATGACAAACAATATTTTTCTAACCTATCAGTCATATTTCAATTGGAGAAAGAAACCTTTTGAAACATCTGAGTCACATTCAAAGGATATTCAAAGGAGTGTCACAATCTTTATTCTACATCCTGGAATATTTCAGGAAGTTCATCACAGCAGAAATGCTTAAGTTACTGAAGAAGCAAACACATTTGTAGAATGTACAAAAATCTGCACATCATAGTAATGTTAACACCCAGTGTTGAGGAagctacatgtagttcagcctggcagtagtttgtaaagctacagctaaaaaaagtagctttaacaattacttatactcattatactcatttaactcggcgttaaataaatcaacatgtggtttatatgaaactaaatattcacatgccagcagaaatatgcctccgttttattattttaaagaaaaaaacctgacatgttggtcaacatactgtaggttcatgttgggtaatataaagacatgatgggtaatataaagacatgatgggtaatctatagacatgttgggtaatctatagacatgatgggtaatctatagacatgttgggtaatctatagaaatgttgggtaatatagacatgatgggtaatatatagacatgatgggtaatatagacatgttgggtaatctatagacatgatgggtaatctatagacatgttgggtaatataaagagaaaatgaaaagcctTCCCCAATAATCACTTGtaaatctgaaatgtaaatcagtctacaaaaatgtaataaaaacccaaagaggcagacatattctagatcggtggGTCTTGAACAACAATATTGTCTTgtcatgattcatgcctttattcaaagagagttctggagcaataatggtaaaataaagttttttgttaaataaaaaatatttcatgttattggccaaaattgtagtttgtaacttgagtttaactacaaaaaatgacccaaaagtagttgaaatacttgacgcagcgcaacatatgaatgtagtttaactaccagcaagttacggctaattgtagttaagctatatGTAGTgtaagtctccccaacactgttaACACCACTGTTAAGGAGCTGGAAATATTGATTGACCTCTACCTGCACATACGTCTTTGCCAATTGCTGGGAAATCATGCTTACTGTTAAAATGACACATGTACCATTATGGCAGACAACGTGTCACACAGCCATTTCAGACCTTGCTGGCATCTCTTCACTTCACTGATAATACTGATTTGTCAGATAGCCAAGAAGAGGATAAGTGCTGGAAGATCCATCCATGGGTTGATATGTTTTACAAACGATGCCTGGagatttttattcagttttcaaaGGTTTCTTTCtccaataaaactgtttttttcttgtgcagTTGTATTTTGCTGCCCAGTGTTCATCTTTGGTGGAGATATTTCATCTAAATAACCTGATTCACTACAGTCTGAATCACCAGACTCACTTGACTCATCATTCTCCATCTATCTTGCTGCAAGTGTAATCAGAGTCTTCATCTGAACTACCTTCACATCCTTAAACTCTCCCTGGATGACTGCAAGTGGAACCTGAACACTGATCACtatagaaaaaaattaaattacattgaaatatgacaaatataGGTTAGAAAAATcttgtctgtttattttatttactgatgGGCGGAAATGGTTTccttatacattttattaataatttaattaatataacatgattttttgtttatatatttatttaaatgttttgaaattaacattataaaatatattaactaaATATCTAATTAGCCAAATCCACTGAGCTGATCATCATAATATTTTCTTGCAAACATTTGTGTTGTAAAACAAatctggaaaaaacaaaaaaagttgtttaatcTTTGTTATAAGTCAAGTAAAGTTATAATTTTGcagaaattcaaataaaaacacaaatctttGTCACCGCACAgaaaaatattgacatttacCATTAACGCCCAATGTGACATATGTGTaacttttcaaataaaatatattagtttataaaaaaactataatatacaaggaaattatgaaaaatgttaatgatCACTTTTAGAAGATATTCAGGTTACTTCGTAAGAGCACCGACTGTTTTTCAGTGAACTTGTTGCTCTTCCTGTCTTCTAAATCCCTTCCTGAAATCCAACTTACAAAattggtcattttttaaaaagcaaaaatgccagAAAAAGGAACAGGTTGCAGACTGTCAAATGCAagaattttattattttgtgtgtcatacatgataacAACCTGAATatgaatttggactttttttaattagatgaaagatatttcaataatcaacagctgattattttaattattgcgTAAGCTGCTGAATCATTGATTCACTTTTTGGAATTACAATATTCagaaatagtaaaaatagtaTAAGTTCATAAAACCTGCGGTAACATCTTCAGGTATCATGTTTTGTCAACCTAAATGCTGTTTGCTACCTgacataaaacaggaagaagagcgGTCAGTCAGAGAGGAGACCTGCTGGATTTCACCGACCAGGACCATTATGAGAGCAGAATGAAGGAGAACCAGAACCCAGAGACAAACCACAACTCTGTTCAAATGGAACAATCACACTCAGCCTCTGCTACCACCGATAAACAGGTCAGTGTTCATGACTTCATGTTTTATAATGAGAGTAAAGACACACAATGTGAGTCTCAAAGGTTCATGTATCATCTGTTCATCCTgtttaaaagaaactaaaacacTTCCAGgctttgtgtgtcagtgtttcctGGTTTCAGCTTGTTGTTTCTATACAAAGTAGAAGCTCATAGAGAATGGAGATCAGGTGGCTGCAGCTCAAACATGCAGTTCATTTagcaaatatatgtatatatatacatacatacatacatagtaTGTATGTACTATTGTACCTGGTATGATTGTGCAGTGACAATAAAGATTTATCTtatcatacatacattcataaaatgtaataattttaataattttttgtcTTCACATGTTTAAGGGGGTTAACTCTGGTCCACGTGCAAATAACATAGCAAGGGGCAGTAATGCACTTCAGCGCTGGTTGAAACCtgacataaaacatgaagaagaagaagaacagtctGTCAGTCAGAGAGGAGACCTGCTGGATTTCACCGACCAGGACCATTACGAGAACGGAAACCACAACTCCGAGCACCGCGCTGAACAATCAGACTCACCCTCTGCTACCACTGATAAACAGGTCAGTGTTCATGACTTcatgataaaaacatttttataatgagAGTAAAGACAGAAAAGGTGAGTCTCAAGGGTCGGTGCATCACCTGTTCATTCTGTTGTctaaaagaaactaaaacacTTCCAggcttagatttttttttcaactgtaaaatctGATAAAACGTGTCAGTGTTTCCTGTGCTGCCTGCCTTCCCACcagtttcaatcaatcaatcaatctttatttgtatagcgccaaatcacaacaaagttatctcaaggcactttacacatagagcaggtctaaaccgaactcttcaggttttaatttaaaagagacccaacattcccacatgagcaagcacttggtgacagtggagagaaaaaaactcccttttaacaggaagaaacctcagaaccaggctcacagtgggagaacatctgcctctactggttggggtagagaggagagagagagaaacacattgaaaataaatatgaagctagaaggtccgggactggaatctgtcatccggacgtctacaggcccagattacctgtgagacgagaaagcacagacaactccagggaagaagtttaggtttcACCTTTACAGTCCTGGTGCTTCTTCCACAGGCTTCACTTCACTCAGCTTTCCTGAGGAATCTGCTGCATCTTctcagttagctagtttagtccagtggttcccaacctaggtgTTGGGACCCTGCAATGgctcaccagataaatctgacgAGTCatgagatgagagatgaaagaataaatcataaaacaggaaacaaacatcaAAAAGGGATTATGGAGTATGTTCGTTTTAATGCCCATAAACTGTGACTGTATGCAAAGATCTCCTCTAATATAATTGAGACCCTGGCAAATCCATCCCTAAACTTTTTTAGGCTGGTTGTGGCTGATATATGACTAATTTAAGATTACTGTGACAGGTATGGTCTGTGTTTGACCATGCTGTTTAAGATCACTAGTATATTTAAAGAAGCAGCATGGGGTGTGTCTCATCTCCAGTGGACACCTGAGTGGTGATGACTGTGGTTCTTGCAGTTCAATAGTTCCTCAGTTTGACTGAGCTTCAGCCTGGCAGATTTAACTATAGGGGCTTTTCCAtcatacagttctagcactactcagcTCGACTCAACtcgttttgttttgcttttccatcaggtgtagtacctggtacctgcctCTTTTTGGTACCTGCTCTGGCAaggttccaagcgagctgagccgatactaaaatgcgACGTCAaaagactgccggccactgattggtcagagggTGTCATCACTGTAAGTGTCATGAGCATGAAGtccgacacaagaatcaaacccgccatttttaaatatgacctGGTACCAAAACCCAGTAGAATCGAATCGAGtagagccgagtagtgctagaactgtataatggaaaagctccTTCACTGGTGTagtggaagggagggagaagggggtTCCTGGGTCCTTGATTGGGTGGAGGAGGCGTTCAGAAACATTCTCCGATTGCCTTGGGTGATTTGTAGTGGCAGGTCAGGTGAGGGGGGAGAGATGCAGGCCGTGTGCCTGTATGTGCTGTCCTGGCTGACTCCCGCATCAGGTTTAAAGCAGTCTTTGCATTTCCAAAGTTAGTTTGCTGGGTTTGGAGACATACCTTTTATGTTGTGCTGAATGCCAGGTTGGGCTGGTAGGTGATCTGTAGTACGGCTCTGAAAGTAAATTACTGTTTTGCTCTGCTGTTCCACTATATTTCTATAGCGATAGTGTAACCATTAAAAAACTTATATTTGGatatgaaattatatttaaaaattagaTAAAGTGCAGCTTTGTAACGCATACAAGAGCACAAAGGAAAACACGTCCACTCACTATGGTGCAAATCCAGTTTTGTTCAAATATCCTGACTTTGGTCTGTGATTAGTGCCTGGCTTCAACAACTATGGATCCTTCAATCAATCTttgtttatatagcaccaaatcacaacaaaagtcatctctcTTAACGAATACAGTAAGTCTGGACCAGACACTTGAATGTgctttaaagagacccaacattcccacactTCCTATAATGCATCTCTTAAATGGTGTTTTTTGACTTATAATAAAGAAAGGTCCATGCCCTGCCCTCCCATCCCCCTTCTGTGTACATGCCCCAGCCGCTGGGCAGTAATGCTTCAGTCCAACTGGAACACTGACATTGACATAATCTAAATGTTGTTAATGGTTTCAGATCACTTGCTCCACCATGTCATCTTACTtactgtctttgtgtgtttttctgtttccatAGAAACAAACAGGACTGCACTGTGAAAAAGCCCTCACAACATCACAACGTTTAAAAAGAGCTGACACACGAGAGAAACATCACAGCTGTGACCAATGTGGTAAAGCTTTCACTACAGGTAGTAATCTACAAGTCCACCAACGTATTCACACCGGAAAGAAACCATACAGCTGTGACCAATGTGGTAAAGCTTTCACTAAAAAGAGTTCTCTTAAAGTCCATGAACGCATTCATACTGGAGAGAAACTGTACAACTGTGAACAATGTGGGAAAGCTTTCACTACAAATGGTGCCTTAAAAATCCACTACCgtattcacactggagagaaaccaTACAGCTGTGACCAATGTGGGAAAGCTTTCACTACAAATGCTGAAGTAAAATTGCACCGACACATTCATACCGGTGAGAAACTGTACAGCTGTGACCAATGTGGGAAAGCTTTCATCACAAAATGCAGTCTACAAACCCACCAGCATAGTCATACAGGTGAGAAACCGTACATCTGTGGGCAATGTGGTAAAGGCTTTACTACAGACGGTAATCTACAAACCCACCAGCATAGTCATACTGGTAAGAAACCGTACATTTGTGGGCAATGTGGGAAAGGCTTTACTACAGACGGTAATCTACAAATCCACCAACGTATTCATACTGGTGAGAAACCGTACAGCTGTGACCGATGTGGGAAACTTTTCACAACAAATGGCGCCTTAAAAATCCACTACTGTACTCACACTGGTGAGAAACCATATAGATGTGACCAATGTGGGAGAAGTTTCACTCAAAACACAGAGTTAAAAAGACATCTACGTACTCACACTGGTGAGAAACTGTTTAGCTGTGTCCAATGTTCGAAAACCTTCACTCAAGTGGGTAATTTAAGAAGCCactgtcacactcacacaggtgtCAGTAATGTGGGAATACTTTTATTCACGAGACTTCCTTAAAAGTCCATCTacacaatcacttttttttttagacagttTCTACAACACATAAAGCTACTGCAGTTTACTGCAATCTGCATCCTCACAGGTAGATGTCAGAACTCCTACATACTGTTCCTTTAATGATTCTGGGATGtctacataaaaatacatgtttaacaAACTGAACTTACATTTTTGTGTCACAGGGAGCTCTTAGTGTGTGCTCTGTATGCAGTATTTAGTATAGATTTGGTTTGAATTTGGTTGAACTGAGCTCTATGTCTTAGTCTATGTCTATGTCATAGaggtttattttatgttgttcaATGCTGTTAAAAAATCAGTTTGAGCCACTCTGCTCTGTTAAAGCCATGGATGCTGTTGCTCGTTGCTTACAGGGATTACTGCTACataatttacatcattatttgttGTGATATTAAAGGTATGATGGAAAATTAGGACAAGTTTAATAGGTACCCTTTAGCATTAgtgtaattatttattgttttaacagtattattgttttcacattgacaagttgacattttgagtaaatatttgtttctttagCCTCCAGAGATAAAATGgcctgaactgaggggctgcataaaggaccaatATAAGATACATAAGGAATAAGTGCTGATGTTGGAACGTTGTGTAGCAGGACATGCTCATTGGCTGAGATGTGGTGTCCTGACtccttgttttccttttccactgTGGCACAACTAAACCGTTTCAGTTATAGTTTTGGCCAGTTATTTCTAgatgttaacattttttacCCTGCTGTACTGAGCTTTGTTATGTCTTGAGTGAAATGATTgtattgtcatgtttttttcttttctaatattttaactttatacCTGTTGTGTGAAAACTTTAATAAATCACTGATCACAGCAGAAACGTCCTGATGTATAAAATATGTGAAAGCCTCACGCTGACTTCAGACTGCacttcactttatttcattattaacaTATTAATTGTATTCTTAATCAGTTTCCATATTAGGTACAAACTGATCCTTGATTacatttgtgacatttaaaaatgatctgCTGATGGTTTATGGGTTTGTGTGATAAACTGATGATATGGAAACTTTTAAAACCTATTCCTGGTGtttcaaccatagactgtatataaaatggacgtaacatccgtgacgtcacccattggtttgtggactgctgctcggaggccaatagtatcggatctgagcagcgccatcttgagaatttccggtgcatgctgggaaaaataaaaaaagggattctacttatatgggcatcaggaggagcatgaggtgccctcctgaacctgtgaaccaatcaacctgtcaatcacgacgtagccacgccctaatgcataccctgctttatcgtcacatataaaatcagggaggccaaaatgtcccaaatgaacatcatactgcattgaagaaggctttaaactagcgattgagaccataaacacattttgaaaacgtttactgaggttagaaatcaagtgagaagttggtgaattctccattgacttgtatagagacggaagtccttttgacaccaaaacggtcgccccctggtggccttttgatagaatgcagttttaagttacttctgcgtttgCATCATTTCTCCCCGCTTGGTTTCAACCCATTTCTACTTAATGACAACCCtacagaaataattatataataatactcTGCCTCTGCTGGAAGTAACTAAGtcttttactcaagtactgtatagtacagtttgaggtacttgtactttactgtagtatttcatgtgatgctactttctacatctcagagggaaatattgtactttctactccactacatttatttgacagctttagttacttttcagatgcagatttgacacaatggaaaatataacaagctttataaatacaacacattgttaaagatgaaaccaaacagcagtgtgtagtcggctcacatttcagatgtctgagttgttaacagctccaccaaatactgattcttccctctaaacttctcacatgctttcatttctataaatgttcaaatgatccaatatttcagcaaaaatcaaagattagagaaaaagtccaaaaactgaaaacacatttgtgtatcagaacttagttttttcttctttcctctcccattaatcatctcaccacccctcacatttattcattaatcaCCAATCATTAAGGCATGTGATAACAGTTAATACGTTGACGGTATCGAGTACTGACAGTTTTGTTAAGAGAACCAATCAAAAATCATCACAAAGAGAGATCTGACCTGGACTATGTGGTGAACCTTGTCTAAATTGAAGTATATTCCTCATTCATGGAGACATCAcctcaaaaatgtttaaaaataagactaacctttgtgtcgtcctcccgggttaaattgaccccttctgttttgactgtttcttctttcctcccttccttccgtctgtcctcccttcctctctcttttcttcctctctttccttctttcctccttctttcttccctccctcccttctttcctccatccttcctaccatcttcccttccttctttcctccatcctttcttcctccctcccttcctttcctcctttccttccttgactcgaagacaacaggagggttaatgatcTGTGTTAACTGTGGCTTCAACACCTGGAAGATCTGACATCTGCAAACATCAccagaagaagtagaagaagaagaagaagacgagaGCTCGGCACCACTTCATGTTTTCTTGTTAAGTTTTTATTatgcttaaaaaagaaaattaaaagacagaggaggtggtgatcaaagaaaaagaaaaaatatatattcatattcaaatatCTTTATACTTTTCTATTCATATATGATTAACAATGCAAAGAAAATAATTCCCGTAGTAGTAGTGCTTAAGTAAAGTTCAATATAGACTTTTATTATAACAAAATAGGCAGTTTACCGAGGGTTAAATATCTGTCAAAATCTCATTGTACAATAATGTCTGCATGTTTGCATCAGACACACCTGCAGACTCCTGGAGCTGGCAGCTTCTCTCCAggttcacaaacacaaatcagaGTGATCAGACATCGTTTTCATGGTAAGACACTGAAGACGCTGACGGGTGTCGCTCGGCCGTCCGACGGGGATCGAACCCGCGGCCGCGACGACAACCgcctcaaaacaaaacaaaaacacttttgtttttttttgtgtgaagtcAAGAGTGAAATGTTTCGACCTGAACAGAAGTTTGATTTGAGCCGTTAACGCTGTCAAATGTTTTCTCATCACGTCTGTTTGTA
This genomic interval from Scomber scombrus chromosome 11, fScoSco1.1, whole genome shotgun sequence contains the following:
- the LOC133990143 gene encoding zinc finger protein 239-like, translating into QGSKRAEPILKCDVKRLPATDWSEGVITKQTGLHCEKALTTSQRLKRADTREKHHSCDQCGKAFTTGSNLQVHQRIHTGKKPYSCDQCGKAFTKKSSLKVHERIHTGEKLYNCEQCGKAFTTNGALKIHYRIHTGEKPYSCDQCGKAFTTNAEVKLHRHIHTGEKLYSCDQCGKAFITKCSLQTHQHSHTGEKPYICGQCGKGFTTDGNLQTHQHSHTGKKPYICGQCGKGFTTDGNLQIHQRIHTGEKPYSCDRCGKLFTTNGALKIHYCTHTGEKPYRCDQCGRSFTQNTELKRHLRTHTGEKLFSCVQCSKTFTQVGNLRSHCHTHTGVSNVGILLFTRLP